A region from the Mycolicibacterium phlei genome encodes:
- a CDS encoding SDR family NAD(P)-dependent oxidoreductase produces the protein MTQLEGKVALVTGASAGLGAAVAQLFAERGATVFGIARDAERMATVFENVPGGRFASVDVTSSAACGDAVARCVDTFGRLDVLVNVAGYHQMRHTATMTDEEWERDLAVNLNGPFYLCRAALPHLLESGGNIVNVSSIAGVEGEVYSAGYCSAKHGLVGLTRALAVEFTKEKLRVNCVCPGGMPTAQTTEFSAPDNADWDLIMRIASPRGFMDTVDVAKTIAFLASDDAAAVHGAIYRVDNGKGAG, from the coding sequence ATGACGCAACTCGAGGGCAAGGTCGCATTGGTGACGGGAGCGTCGGCGGGGCTGGGCGCGGCGGTCGCGCAGCTGTTCGCCGAGCGCGGCGCGACGGTGTTCGGGATCGCGCGCGATGCCGAGCGGATGGCCACGGTGTTCGAGAACGTCCCGGGCGGACGGTTCGCCTCGGTCGACGTCACGTCGTCGGCGGCCTGCGGTGACGCGGTCGCCCGGTGTGTCGACACGTTCGGCCGCCTGGACGTGCTCGTCAATGTCGCGGGCTACCACCAGATGCGCCACACCGCGACCATGACCGACGAGGAGTGGGAGCGCGACCTCGCGGTCAACCTCAACGGCCCGTTCTACCTCTGCCGCGCCGCGCTGCCGCACCTGCTGGAGTCCGGCGGCAACATCGTCAACGTCTCGTCGATCGCGGGTGTCGAGGGCGAGGTGTACTCCGCAGGCTACTGCTCGGCCAAGCACGGACTGGTCGGCCTGACCCGGGCGCTGGCCGTCGAGTTCACCAAGGAGAAGCTGCGGGTCAACTGCGTCTGCCCGGGCGGGATGCCGACCGCGCAGACCACCGAGTTCAGCGCGCCCGACAACGCCGACTGGGACCTGATCATGCGGATCGCCTCGCCGCGCGGGTTCATGGACACCGTCGACGTCGCCAAGACCATCGCGTTTCTGGCCAGCGACGACGCCGCCGCCGTCCACGGCGCGATCTACCGCGTCGACAACGGCAAGGGCGCGGGTTAG
- a CDS encoding dipeptide ABC transporter ATP-binding protein has protein sequence MSVLSVRDLRVGIGRREIVHGVSFDVQREQTLGIVGESGSGKSMTVLAATGLLDAPGATVSGTSTLAGDTQLVGASPRLLRSVHGGRIGFVFQDPGTSLNPLLTLERQITESLETHRNMTRRQARGRALELLEAVGLPEAQRRLEAYPHQLSGGQRQRVMIAIAMACDPELLVADEPTTALDVTTQAQIVELVAQLQRDFGTAVVWISHDLGVIGQVADDVTVLRDGSAVEQATVGEVFDTPRHEYTRELLAARPLIGRPGPPEVPDAPVLLDVSGLDVRFGQLHAVNDLSFQIRRGTTLGLVGESGSGKSTVAAALTGLVTPDAGTATLGGDEVFGVRGSAAKAMRRRIGLVFQDPFSSVNPRARVGATIAEPLIVHRLARGRQARAARVAELLELVGLPTDFASRYPHELSGGERQRVSIARALAGEPELLILDEATAALDVSVQARVLDLLARLQRELGLTYLFIAHDLAIVQQVSHDVLVMRDGAAVEYRTAAELFASPRQGYTRALLAAVPPERPRAAAPTPPK, from the coding sequence ATGAGCGTGTTGAGTGTGCGGGACCTGCGGGTGGGTATCGGCAGGCGCGAGATCGTGCACGGGGTGTCGTTCGACGTGCAGCGCGAGCAGACGTTGGGCATCGTGGGCGAATCCGGGTCGGGTAAGTCGATGACGGTGCTGGCGGCGACGGGTCTGCTGGACGCGCCCGGTGCGACGGTCTCCGGCACGTCGACGCTGGCCGGCGACACGCAGCTCGTCGGCGCCTCCCCCAGGCTGCTGCGCAGCGTGCACGGCGGCCGCATCGGGTTCGTGTTCCAGGACCCGGGCACGTCGCTGAACCCGCTGCTGACGCTGGAGCGCCAGATCACCGAATCGCTGGAGACACACCGGAACATGACGCGGCGGCAGGCGCGCGGCCGGGCACTGGAGCTACTGGAGGCGGTCGGGCTGCCGGAGGCGCAGCGGCGGCTGGAGGCCTATCCGCATCAGCTCTCCGGTGGGCAGCGCCAGCGGGTGATGATCGCGATCGCGATGGCGTGCGATCCGGAGCTGCTGGTGGCCGACGAGCCGACCACGGCGCTGGACGTGACGACGCAGGCGCAGATCGTCGAGCTGGTGGCGCAGCTGCAGCGCGATTTCGGCACCGCGGTGGTGTGGATCAGCCACGACCTGGGCGTGATCGGGCAGGTCGCCGACGACGTGACGGTGCTGCGCGACGGGTCGGCGGTGGAGCAGGCCACGGTCGGCGAGGTGTTCGACACGCCGCGCCATGAGTACACCCGCGAGCTGTTGGCGGCGCGACCGCTGATCGGGCGGCCGGGCCCGCCGGAGGTGCCCGACGCGCCGGTGCTGCTCGACGTGTCGGGACTGGACGTGCGGTTCGGTCAACTGCACGCGGTGAACGACCTGTCGTTTCAGATCCGGCGCGGCACCACGCTGGGGCTGGTCGGCGAGTCCGGGTCGGGCAAGTCGACGGTGGCGGCGGCGCTGACGGGTCTGGTGACACCGGACGCCGGTACGGCGACGCTCGGCGGCGACGAGGTGTTCGGGGTGCGCGGGTCGGCGGCCAAGGCGATGCGCAGGCGGATCGGGCTGGTGTTTCAGGATCCGTTCTCGTCGGTGAACCCGCGGGCGCGGGTCGGTGCGACGATCGCCGAGCCGCTGATCGTGCACCGGCTGGCCCGGGGCCGCCAGGCGCGGGCCGCCCGGGTCGCTGAGCTACTAGAACTGGTCGGTCTGCCAACGGATTTCGCGTCGCGATATCCGCACGAGCTCTCCGGCGGCGAGCGGCAGCGGGTGAGCATCGCGCGGGCGCTGGCGGGTGAGCCGGAGCTGCTGATCCTCGACGAGGCGACCGCGGCGCTGGACGTGTCGGTGCAGGCGCGGGTGCTGGACCTGTTGGCGAGGCTGCAGCGCGAGCTGGGGCTGACGTATCTGTTCATCGCCCACGATCTGGCGATCGTGCAGCAGGTCAGCCACGACGTGCTGGTGATGCGCGACGGGGCGGCGGTCGAATATCGGACCGCCGCGGAGCTGTTCGCGTCGCCGCGCCAGGGGTACACGCGGGCGCTGCTGGCCGCGGTGCCGCCGGAGCGCCCGCGCGCCGCCGCGCCGACCCCGCCGAAATAG
- a CDS encoding TetR/AcrR family transcriptional regulator, with the protein MRALIAGGAGVADWLVGQDRGAEARKRIYTAAAELIARRGWDAFTIEALAEKVHCSPATIYRHAGGKTAIRDAVVAMHAARTVETVREAIDGLTGGERVVTATALALQRVRSDPLMRAIRTASPPVDSDWLPASEAVARFAGEMLGLEEPDPLAEQWLIRVFLALITWPMKDADAEYRMLQRFLGPVYDANR; encoded by the coding sequence ATGCGAGCTCTTATCGCGGGAGGCGCCGGGGTGGCGGACTGGCTGGTCGGACAGGACCGCGGCGCGGAGGCCAGAAAGCGGATCTACACCGCCGCCGCGGAGCTGATCGCCCGCCGCGGCTGGGACGCCTTCACCATCGAGGCGCTCGCCGAGAAGGTGCACTGTTCACCGGCCACCATCTACCGGCACGCGGGCGGCAAGACCGCGATCCGCGACGCCGTCGTGGCGATGCACGCGGCCCGCACCGTGGAGACCGTGCGCGAGGCCATCGACGGACTCACCGGCGGTGAGCGCGTCGTCACCGCGACGGCGCTGGCGTTGCAACGGGTCCGGTCCGACCCGTTGATGCGGGCCATCCGCACCGCAAGCCCGCCGGTCGACAGCGACTGGCTGCCGGCCTCGGAGGCCGTCGCGCGGTTCGCGGGCGAGATGCTGGGGCTGGAGGAGCCCGATCCGTTGGCCGAGCAGTGGCTGATCCGCGTATTCCTGGCGTTGATCACCTGGCCGATGAAGGACGCCGACGCGGAATACCGGATGCTGCAACGATTCTTGGGACCCGTGTACGACGCGAACCGATAG
- a CDS encoding ABC transporter permease: protein MTERTSAWRLLLANPVTVVSGALLVVIAVVAVSANWIVPYGVNDVDVPDALQPPSGAHWFGTDELGRDVFSRVLVAIQASMRVAVVSVAFAVVVGVTVGVVAGYRGGWLDTVVMRVVDVMFAFPVLLLALAVVAILGPGVTTTILAIGIVYTPIFARVARASTLSVRVEPFVSVSRSMGTGDLYILRRHILPNIAGPLVVQTSLSLAFAILSEAALSFLGLGIQPPQPSLGRMIFDSQGFVTLAWWMAVFPGAAIFVAVLAFNLLGDGLRDVLDPKQRTMIEARSK, encoded by the coding sequence ATGACGGAGCGGACGTCGGCGTGGCGGCTGCTGCTGGCCAACCCGGTCACGGTGGTCAGCGGTGCCCTGCTGGTGGTGATCGCGGTGGTCGCGGTCAGCGCGAACTGGATTGTGCCGTACGGGGTCAACGACGTCGACGTGCCCGATGCGCTGCAGCCGCCGAGCGGGGCGCACTGGTTCGGCACCGACGAGCTGGGCCGCGACGTGTTCTCCCGGGTGCTGGTGGCGATCCAGGCGTCGATGCGGGTCGCGGTGGTCAGTGTGGCGTTCGCGGTGGTGGTGGGTGTGACGGTGGGGGTGGTCGCCGGGTATCGCGGCGGCTGGCTGGACACCGTGGTGATGCGGGTGGTCGACGTGATGTTCGCGTTCCCGGTGCTGCTGCTGGCGCTGGCGGTGGTGGCGATCCTGGGTCCCGGTGTGACGACGACGATCCTGGCGATCGGCATCGTCTACACGCCGATCTTCGCGAGGGTGGCGCGGGCCAGCACGCTCAGCGTGCGGGTGGAGCCGTTCGTGTCGGTGTCGCGGAGCATGGGCACCGGGGACCTCTACATCCTGCGCAGGCACATCCTGCCGAACATCGCGGGGCCGCTGGTGGTGCAGACCTCGTTGTCGCTGGCGTTCGCGATCCTGTCGGAGGCGGCGTTGTCGTTCCTGGGCTTGGGGATTCAGCCGCCGCAGCCGTCGCTGGGCCGGATGATCTTCGACTCGCAGGGTTTCGTGACATTGGCGTGGTGGATGGCGGTGTTCCCGGGCGCGGCGATCTTCGTCGCGGTGCTGGCGTTCAACCTGCTCGGCGACGGGCTGCGCGATGTGCTGGATCCCAAGCAGCGCACCATGATCGAGGCCCGCTCGAAATGA